A segment of the Fibrobacter succinogenes subsp. succinogenes S85 genome:
TGCTGAAGCGTAATGTGTAACCGCCAGTCAGTGCAAATATGTATTGGGTGATTGATAAGTCAATTGTTACGCCACCATCGGTGGTATAATAATCGTTGTATCTGTAGGAATCGTTGTTTTTTTCATAGCGGTCTCTGTATTCAAAACCATAAGAATGATCGGCTTGTATTGTTGCAATTTCTGTGAGGAAACCTGCATGCCAGTTTCCATGAGTTGTGGCGAATAGTTTACTGAATTCCAAACCAATGCCGAAGCCTTGGTCGAAATAGCCTCTTTCATAATGAGAATATCCATCATAATAATACTCATGATCGTAATCGTCAAATGTTTCATGATTAAAAGGAAAATCATGATTATAATATCTCACATGCGCCTTAACATCAAAATTGCTTCCGACACGGATGGAAACACCGATCATCGGTCCCCACTGGGCAAAACCTAGCGGATCCATCCAAAAACCGAGCTTGGTTTCTTTAGCCTTCGTCCACCAAACGGAGTTCGGATTCTTTTCGGGCGAAAGCTCTTGCGGCTTGTTGTCAAGGTTTTCTTTGGTCCCGTTCTTGTACGTGATTTCGCTGATAGATTCTTTCTTTGCCGTGTAAGTCGGGCCTTCGGGATTGTTGAATTTCTTGTAGCGGACCGTTGTTTCGTCAATTTCGAGGATGTTTGCTTCTTCGCGGGTTCCGTTTTTCATGGAGATGATATCTTGCGCGAAGGAAGGGATGGCAAATGCTGTGGCTAATGCGAGCGAAATTATAGTTTTTCCCATAAAAAAGTTCCTGGTTAGGGGTATTTTTGAATCTGCTGAATTGTAAAAAAAAACTAACATGCGTAAACTATACAAATGGGCATTTGAATCCGGCTCAATATCGCAATGTGATTTAGATTAATTGCGTTGGGCGTGTAAATTTGTATATTATCTTTATCAAACCAAAAACTTTAAAGAGGGTTTTATGAAGTTTTCACATGCTTTGATTTTGGCTAGCTCCCTTGCTTTCTTTGCTTGCGGTGGCGATGATGATGATTCCCCGGCTGGTCCGTCCAAGACCACTTATGACTGCTCTGTAAAGGGTGGTGTTAAGGTTGTTTCTCCGACTGTTAGCGAAACCTTTAAGGTTGGTGATGAAATTACGGTCGTTTTCGGTACGGATGTCGAAGACAATGGCTACCGCATCATCTTCAAGAACGGAACTTCTGATCAAGGCTTTGATTTGCTCGATGAAGCTTACGACGCTGTAATGGATGGCAAGACCTGTAACGAAGTGAAGGTCAAGCTTGATGCCGACAGAGGCGTTGAAGCTACCATGCACGCTATTATTCGCGTTGCTCCGTACAACAAGCAGAATCAGGGCAACAACTCCGAACTCTTCATTGTTAAGTAATGAACCTCCAGTTCAACGATTCTAGTATCACCGTAGCCGTTGTTGGTTGCGGTGGTTTTATTGGTTGTCACCTTCTCGACGCTATTTTGACGCGCACCAAGTGGCGCGTTTTTGGCGTTGATTTGGATTTTTATAGAATCCAGCACCGGCTGAACGACGAACGGTGCGAGTTCATGGTCGCAGACCTTGCCGATAAGAGCGTCGTTGAACGAATTGCAAAATATCCGATTGTCGTGAATTTGGCTGCAATTTGCGTGCCGAGCCGCTACATGGCAGAAGCCCCCGAAGTCATTCGCAGCAATTACGACCATCCGGCTGCGTTGGCCGATGCTTGTGCAAAGTCGGGCTCCTGGCTGATTCATTTTTCGACGTCCGAGATTTACGGGCGCACGTCGGCCGATTCGGGCTTGCTCGTTGAAGATGAATCCGAGCTTACTTTTGGGCCGGTAATGGCGAGCCGCTGGAGCTATGCGACTGCAAAACTTTTGACGGAACGTTATATTGCAGGTCTCCAGAATTTGAAGTGGACCGTGGTTCGACCGTTCAACTTTGTCGGACCTTTCATGGATTTTATGCCGGGCGTCGATGGCTCGGGCATTCCACGAGTGCTTGCTAATTTCTCGTCGGCGCTTGTTCGCGGCGAGCCGCTGAAGCTTGTGAATGGCGGTGTTGCAAAGCGCAGTTTCACGAGCGTCTTTGATGCGGTCGATTTTATGTTCGCGCTTTTTGAAGCGTGTGATGTCGCCTTCTCGCAGGCGTTTAACATCGGGAACCCGGATAACGAACTCACGATTGCAGAGCTCGCCAATAAAATGTGCAAGATCTTTGCCGAAATTAAGGGCGTGAGTGTAGAAACGATTCCTGAGCCGGAAGTTGTGTCTGGCGTGGAATATTACGGCGAAGGTTACGAAGATTCCATGCGCCGTTTGCCGTCTGTCGAAAAAGCGGAACGTTTGCTCGGCTTTAAGGCCAAGACTCCGATTGACGTTGTTTTGCGCGAATCGTTGACGTGGTTTGTAAATCACTATGGATGTGAAATCAATTGATTATTTTATCTTCGTTCCTGCGTACAACGTTGAAAGTACGCTTGGCGAAGTTCTCTGCAAAATTGAAGAATCTGTTTTGGCACGTGCGCATGTGCTTGTGATTGACGATGGTTCGCGTGATGGAACGGCGCAAGCGTATGATCGCTTTATGTCAAGTTGCGTGGAAAATGCGGAGAGCGCGGAAAATGCGCGCAATCTCAAATCGCATTTTGAATATTTTAAATTTGAACAAAATTGCGGCTACGGTGCTGTTGTCAAAAAAGGGCTGGCTGAGGGGATTGCTTCTGGTGCGGCGTTTGTCGCTTGCTTGCACGGAGACGGGCAATATCCTGCTGAAAAGTTGGGCGAGTTCTTTGCTGAAATGGAAAATTGCAATCTTGATTTGTTGCAAGGCTCGCGCCATGCAATAGCGGGGGACGCAAAGCGTGGTGGTATGCCTTTGTACAAGCGCGTTGGCGGAGCTTTCTTGACTTCGCTAGAGAATTTGGCATTCCGTGTGAAACTTACAGATCGTCACAGTGGCTTTATCGTTTATTCTTCGCGGTTCCTAAAAACCGTTGATCTGAATCGCTTGAGCATGTCGTTTGATATTGATTTGGAACTGATTGCGATTGCCGATGCTCGCCGTTTTGCGATTGCGGAACTCCCGATCCCGACGCGTTACGCCGATGAAAAATCGAACCTCAACGTAGTCACGTACGGCATGCGCGTTTTGCGCCAAATCTGGCGAAGAATGCTTTTTTAGTATTTTCTCTCGTCTTTCGTCTCTCGTCTTTCATCTAAAACATATATTATAAGCATGGTTAAAGATTTAATTCATGCTTTAAATGGTGTTCTGCTAGGTAAGCAGGATCAGGTGGAAATGCTTGTGATGGCGCTCCTTGCCGATGGTCACGTGCTTATCGAGGATGTGCCGGGAACGGGCAAGACGACGATTGCAAAGGCGCTTGCCGCAGCGATTGGCGCGGATTTTGCGCGTATCCAGTTTACGCCGGACTTGCTCCCTGCCGATGTGACGGGTGGCGCTGTGTTCAAGGCGAATACGGGCGAGTTTGAAATTCGAAAGGGGCCGGTCTTTACGCAGGTGCTCTTGGCGGATGAAATCAACCGAGCGTCTCCGCGAACGCAGAGCTCGCTTTTGGAAGCGATGGAAGAGCGCCAGGTCTCGCTGGAAGGTGAGCGCCATGCGCTCCCGAAACTTTTCATGGTGCTTGCAACCGAGAATCCTGTGGAATTTCATGGCGTGTTTCCGTTACCTGAAGCGCAAATGGATAGATTCTTGGTGCGCCTTTCCCTTGGGTATCCGACGGCGGAAACGGAACTTGGCATTTTGCGTGCGCATCGCGATGGACGACCGCTTGATACGCTCAAGGCGGTGACAACTCCCGATGAAATTATTGCAGTGCGGAATGATGTTCGCAAAATTCACATTGATGAATCGCTTGAAATGTACGTGGTTTCGCTAGTGCAGGCGTCGCGTGTGAATCCGGCGGTGCGTTTGGCGGCAAGTCCGCGTGCGGGAATCAACCTCATCAAGATGGCGCAAGCTTGCGCGTATGTCGCGGGTCGCAATTTCGTGAATCCCGATGACATCCAGCATGTGTTCTTCCCGGTGATGGAACATCGTGTGTTTGCTAAAGATTCGAACACGCCCGGCGCCTCCAGACAAATTCTCGAAGGCATCTTGAAACAGGTGAAAATACCGAAATAAAAATCAACCTCGCAACCCCAAAGCGCCTTTGGCGCGACCCCATACCTCATAACCTGCATGTCCCTTTTCCGTTTTTTCATAAACGCTATTCCAAGAAGTCCCAAGCGCAAGGGACTCTTGATGCGTTTGTACTACATTTGGCAAGAAGGCTTTACGCAGGTGGGGCATGCAGCGGCAACGCTGATGTTGTTCTCAATGTTTGCTGGTGCGGTGCCTGGATTCTGGGCGGCGTGGGTGTTTTGCGGTTTGGATTTCATGTATTTCTTAGCGCTTGTGCCATGCCTTTTCATGACCGTACGCAAGAGCAAGTTCAAGACTGGTGACATTTCTGTTCGGAATGTTTACGAGGGCGAAACGTTGACCATTGACTTGCACGTTACTGCTGAAGACAAGCTAAATGCAGTGTCGCTTGGATGTTTCCGTATGGATCCATCGCTCAAATGCGAAGAGTCTACGCTTGTGGCGATTGCTGCTGGCGAGATGGCAAAACTTACTTGCAAAATCCAGACGAAAAAACGCGGCGCATTTGAAATCCCAAAAGTGTCTGTGATTATCCCGGAAATCAATGGCGCTTTGCGTTATGCGGCAAATGTCGGGAAAGCGGAATTGCTTGTGTTTCCGCGACCGTTTCGCGTGGGAACGTTCTCATTTTTGACATCGGGCGCGAGCGGTGTTGTATTTGCGCCGCTGTTGATGCCGAGTCTTACGCGCGGGATGGATTTTCTGGGCGTGCGAGAATACCGCGAGGGCGATTCCTTGCGCGATTTGCATCACAAGGCTTTTGCACGTTACGGCAAGCCATTCACGAAGGAGTTTGAAACGGAACGTGGCGCGGGTGCGATTCTCGTGCTGGATGTGACGGCTCGTAGTTTGCGCGAAAAATCAGCCGTTGAAATGCTAATTCGTTTGGCGGCTGGCGTAGGCTTGTGGCTTTTGGAACGTAAGGCACTTGGGCGATTCTTCATTGGCGATGACGAAATTGCGCTTGTGCAGGGTGATGGCGGGGTGAGCTTCTTGGAAGCGCTTGCGCGGATCCCGGCTGCGTCTTGGCTGGAAACGCGCGCATCTCGGAATGCGACCGGTGCGCAGAAGCTTTGGTCGCCAGCGGCGCGCCCGCTTGGCCCTGTGCTTCGCATGGGGCTTTTCGCGACTGAAGATCCGCTTGTGCATAAGCAGGTGATTTTGGATGCGCATTCCAAGTTGACGGACGAATCAAAGACCGCAATTTCTGACGATGTTTTGTCTGTGAACGCAGCGCATCTTGAAAAAGCGTTTCAAGAACGTTTGCGTCGTGAACGAACGATTTCCGAGCGTCCACTTGGAAATTCTCGCGAAGCGGAGGTGAGTCTATGATGAACTTCCGTGAAATTTGCAAGACTATTTTTTTCTGCATTGTCTCTATCAATTTGGGCGTTTCAAGCGACCTTGAAATTCTTGGCTTTCTTGTTGCGACGTTGTTTGTTGTGGTTCACGTCAAACAGTATTTGCTTTCAAAGTCCGCGACGAACCAGAGAAAAATCCCGCGTTACAGAAAAGTTTTCGCATACGGTGCGATAGTCCCATGCGCGTTGTGGTGGGTGCTCACGCCGAGCGTTGAAATGGGCGTCTCGCCGTATTTGGTCTTTATTCCGGCTTGGTACTTACTTTATTTGGCGTGGCTGCAAAAGCGGAGTCTCGGGAATGGCGGCTACGAAGTCTTTGTCGTGTTTAATGGCGTTGCCGCACTTTTCATGGGGCTATTCCAAGCGCCTCGCGCAAGCGTCATCAGTGCAATTGTGGCGCTATTGCTTGCGGTATATGCATTTGGACGTCCGCGTGTTGCTCTTTACAAACGATTGCTTTTCGTGTTGCTTTATGCGAGCTTGTGCGGTTCGTCGTATCTCGGTTTTAAATATTGGAAAAGCAATCGCTATTACAGTGGCCGCTGGGCCGAAGAATATTACGTCAAGAATCGCGTGATGGGTTTCGATCCCGTGGCGGCATTGGGCTCCTTCTCCAGTAATTACAATTCCAAGTACAATAGTGAAATCGTCCTCCGAGTTTGGGATACGCTTGCACCCACGTACCTACGTGCTGCCGCCTATGAAAAGTATGTGGCTGGCATTTGGAAGCTCCCGACGAAGGCTGAAAAGAAACTTTATCCAACGCGTTATCGAGTGGATTATGCAGTCTTTGAATCGGAAGATTCCGCGGCGGCAGCGCCAAACGTCAAAGACGTTTGGGTACAAGCGACTCTCAACAATTTCGGCTTTATGTTTGCGCCTGCGAATGTTGTGGGCGTGGCGAGCAAAAATGCAGACTCGTTGAATTACTATTCAACGAATGTTTTTGCAGATGCAAACGGTACGCGTAGTGATTGGTATTATTACGTGCCTGATTCCGCGGAAACTCTTGCGATGGCGGCGCATTCATCAGCGGAATCTTCGGCGCATTTATCTGTGGACTCGTCGGCAGCACCATCGGTGGCGTCAGATAGCCTTTCTGATTTCATGCAAATCCCGAATAGAGATAAGGCTCTCCTAGATACAATCGCCTCAGCGATGTCTCTTCCGACCGCGCATCTTGACTCCACTCAATTTGCGGTCCAAACTTTAAAAACAATAGAATCGTATTTTATCCATAATTTTAAGTATTCGTATATCGTTCCCGGTAGAACTCCAAATTCAAAAACCGACCCTTTGAGCATTTTCTGGAAAACTAAGGAAGGTTATTGCGAGTACTACGCCACGCTTGCGACACTCCTCTTGCGTCATCAGGGAATCCCTGCGCGTTACGTGACCGGCTTTGCTCGCCCTGAACACGTTCCTGGTCGTCCTTATTCTATATTCCGCCGCCGTCATAGCCATGCTTGGGTAGAAGTCTACATTGACCGTAAGTGGTTCATTTTTGACCCGACACCCCCATTGACCGAAATGACTTTTGCTAAACCCTCTTGGCTTTCAACAAAGCTCGAAGGTGTGAAAGGTCGCTTCTCTTACGTGATGCATCTGCTCAAGGACGGTGAATGGCGTCGTGTTGTTGATAGTTGGCAAACCGCTTCGGAACGCCTTGTTTCAAGTTCCGTTCTTTATATAGTCCTTGTGGCTTTGCTCCTAGTTTTTGCGTTGCTCAAGTTCCGTGGGCATCGTCGTCAGTTAAACCAACAAAAGGTCTCTAAAAATGCGGCCCAATGGATTGCGCTCCTAACCGATGCTGAAAAACGCCTTGCACGACTTGGCTTCAATCGGGTTCCCGGTGAGACGGTTTCCGCTTTTGCTAAACGTGTAGAACAAGCCTTAGATACCGCGCGGGCGACTGCTCTGACAACAAAAAAGGCGAGCCCCAAGGACTCGCTCTTTGAACAAAATTTGTCTATCGCCTTAAATCAGCTGCGTGAATACGAACGCAACCGCTGGCGAGAGAATTAATCGGCAGATACGAAATTGTAGACTTCGATTGCCGTCTGTTTTTCAATGGCGTCGGACTGCTTCATTTCCGGTTCCATGAAGAAAATGGACTGGAACGTTAATTTGACAATTCCGCTTTCGGTTGCTATTGTAACAGGGATGGTTGCATCGCTTGTAGCCATGCAATCGTTGCCGATTCGTGCATAAAGGTGGAGTGATGTTCCGACAATGTCCCAAATGCCGTAGGTTTTGCCCGTAGCTGTTTTGCAATCAGCTTTGCTCAAGGACGAGTTGGTGAATTCAAACGAGTTCGTTTTCTTTTCGGGGTCAACATAGAATTTGAGTGTTGCGGGGCTTGCTGACAAATTGTGGCTTGGGTCAAGAACGTAGGTGATATCGGTTCCGAATTCGCTAGTAACGGATTTGGCAAGCGTGGGGCCATTGATGCTCCAGGTACCCATAAGGCAGTCTGTGGAAAGTCCAGCTGCGCACTGTTCAGCCTTGGAGGGCGGGGGTGTTGTCGTTGATTCGCTACAAGCGGTGAACATTGTTGCAGCAATAGCTAGGGAAGCCAAAATCTTGATTGTCATAGAAGTCCTCTTTTTAATCGGAATATATATAAAAAATTCAATGTTGCAGAATCCTACAACGCGATTTTCCAAAGATTTAACATAAAAGGGATAATCGAAAATATATTTCAGATAGTTGTTGGGAGGTCGCCAAGGCCTCAAGGAGTGAAAGGATGAAAGTCTCGCGTTTTGTGAGCTTGTTTTTTGGCTTGGGGGTTGCCGTCATGGCTAATGCTGCTCCAGACCCAAATTTCCACATTTATCTTGCTTTTGGCCAGTCCAATATGGAGGGCCAGGGGGACGTCGGTAGTCAGGATAAGACCGTTGACGAACGTTTCCAGGTGCTCTGGGCGGCAAATAATGGTTTTTGTTCAGGGAAAACTAAGGGAAAATGGGCTACGGCAGTGCCTCCGTTGGCGCATTGTCAGGGCGCAAAACTTGGACCTACGGACTATTTTGGCCGCACGATGGTCGAAAAGACGGATTCTAAAATTAAGGTGGGTGTTATCGTCGTGGCAGTTGCCGGGTGCAGTATCCAACTGTTCGACAAGGATGGCTATGCCAATTATGCTAGGTCCCAGCAGAGCTGGATGACGCAGCGCATTAATGAATATGGTGGAAATCCTTACGGTCGCTTGATTGAAATGGCTAAGAAGGCTCAAGAAGATGGTGTCATCAAGGGGATCATCTTCCACCAGGGTGAAACGGATGCTGGTGACGGTCAATGGCCCTCCAAGGTCAAAAAGGTTTACGATAACATTATTAAGGATTTGGGTCTTGGCAATGATGTGCCGTTCCTTGCGGGCGAAGTGTTGCGTAGCGGCTCTAGCAAGGGCGCTAAC
Coding sequences within it:
- a CDS encoding sialate O-acetylesterase, producing the protein MKVSRFVSLFFGLGVAVMANAAPDPNFHIYLAFGQSNMEGQGDVGSQDKTVDERFQVLWAANNGFCSGKTKGKWATAVPPLAHCQGAKLGPTDYFGRTMVEKTDSKIKVGVIVVAVAGCSIQLFDKDGYANYARSQQSWMTQRINEYGGNPYGRLIEMAKKAQEDGVIKGIIFHQGETDAGDGQWPSKVKKVYDNIIKDLGLGNDVPFLAGEVLRSGSSKGANNNIAKLPQQSKNFYVVSSEGFNQALGDGQNVHFTSQEYRDFGKRYAEKMIEVLGDKIKPVAESSSSETPSSSSVESSSSVEESSSSVESSSSTTGGIVIPNAIYSVSVGKVHFEGDFLQVPISLAHSGFVNIRLYSALGTEVASVNRMLRAGSSDVLISKKMVPAGVYMMSVVTSSSHVVQRVNLR
- a CDS encoding AAA family ATPase, whose product is MVKDLIHALNGVLLGKQDQVEMLVMALLADGHVLIEDVPGTGKTTIAKALAAAIGADFARIQFTPDLLPADVTGGAVFKANTGEFEIRKGPVFTQVLLADEINRASPRTQSSLLEAMEERQVSLEGERHALPKLFMVLATENPVEFHGVFPLPEAQMDRFLVRLSLGYPTAETELGILRAHRDGRPLDTLKAVTTPDEIIAVRNDVRKIHIDESLEMYVVSLVQASRVNPAVRLAASPRAGINLIKMAQACAYVAGRNFVNPDDIQHVFFPVMEHRVFAKDSNTPGASRQILEGILKQVKIPK
- a CDS encoding transglutaminase-like domain-containing protein, whose protein sequence is MMNFREICKTIFFCIVSINLGVSSDLEILGFLVATLFVVVHVKQYLLSKSATNQRKIPRYRKVFAYGAIVPCALWWVLTPSVEMGVSPYLVFIPAWYLLYLAWLQKRSLGNGGYEVFVVFNGVAALFMGLFQAPRASVISAIVALLLAVYAFGRPRVALYKRLLFVLLYASLCGSSYLGFKYWKSNRYYSGRWAEEYYVKNRVMGFDPVAALGSFSSNYNSKYNSEIVLRVWDTLAPTYLRAAAYEKYVAGIWKLPTKAEKKLYPTRYRVDYAVFESEDSAAAAPNVKDVWVQATLNNFGFMFAPANVVGVASKNADSLNYYSTNVFADANGTRSDWYYYVPDSAETLAMAAHSSAESSAHLSVDSSAAPSVASDSLSDFMQIPNRDKALLDTIASAMSLPTAHLDSTQFAVQTLKTIESYFIHNFKYSYIVPGRTPNSKTDPLSIFWKTKEGYCEYYATLATLLLRHQGIPARYVTGFARPEHVPGRPYSIFRRRHSHAWVEVYIDRKWFIFDPTPPLTEMTFAKPSWLSTKLEGVKGRFSYVMHLLKDGEWRRVVDSWQTASERLVSSSVLYIVLVALLLVFALLKFRGHRRQLNQQKVSKNAAQWIALLTDAEKRLARLGFNRVPGETVSAFAKRVEQALDTARATALTTKKASPKDSLFEQNLSIALNQLREYERNRWREN
- a CDS encoding DUF58 domain-containing protein translates to MRLYYIWQEGFTQVGHAAATLMLFSMFAGAVPGFWAAWVFCGLDFMYFLALVPCLFMTVRKSKFKTGDISVRNVYEGETLTIDLHVTAEDKLNAVSLGCFRMDPSLKCEESTLVAIAAGEMAKLTCKIQTKKRGAFEIPKVSVIIPEINGALRYAANVGKAELLVFPRPFRVGTFSFLTSGASGVVFAPLLMPSLTRGMDFLGVREYREGDSLRDLHHKAFARYGKPFTKEFETERGAGAILVLDVTARSLREKSAVEMLIRLAAGVGLWLLERKALGRFFIGDDEIALVQGDGGVSFLEALARIPAASWLETRASRNATGAQKLWSPAARPLGPVLRMGLFATEDPLVHKQVILDAHSKLTDESKTAISDDVLSVNAAHLEKAFQERLRRERTISERPLGNSREAEVSL
- a CDS encoding NAD-dependent epimerase/dehydratase family protein, translating into MNLQFNDSSITVAVVGCGGFIGCHLLDAILTRTKWRVFGVDLDFYRIQHRLNDERCEFMVADLADKSVVERIAKYPIVVNLAAICVPSRYMAEAPEVIRSNYDHPAALADACAKSGSWLIHFSTSEIYGRTSADSGLLVEDESELTFGPVMASRWSYATAKLLTERYIAGLQNLKWTVVRPFNFVGPFMDFMPGVDGSGIPRVLANFSSALVRGEPLKLVNGGVAKRSFTSVFDAVDFMFALFEACDVAFSQAFNIGNPDNELTIAELANKMCKIFAEIKGVSVETIPEPEVVSGVEYYGEGYEDSMRRLPSVEKAERLLGFKAKTPIDVVLRESLTWFVNHYGCEIN
- a CDS encoding glycosyltransferase family 2 protein, with product MDVKSIDYFIFVPAYNVESTLGEVLCKIEESVLARAHVLVIDDGSRDGTAQAYDRFMSSCVENAESAENARNLKSHFEYFKFEQNCGYGAVVKKGLAEGIASGAAFVACLHGDGQYPAEKLGEFFAEMENCNLDLLQGSRHAIAGDAKRGGMPLYKRVGGAFLTSLENLAFRVKLTDRHSGFIVYSSRFLKTVDLNRLSMSFDIDLELIAIADARRFAIAELPIPTRYADEKSNLNVVTYGMRVLRQIWRRMLF